Proteins encoded in a region of the Anopheles aquasalis chromosome 2, idAnoAquaMG_Q_19, whole genome shotgun sequence genome:
- the LOC126574949 gene encoding uncharacterized protein LOC126574949, whose protein sequence is MDISSVDSTKKGGCFRLLCCCQGQNISISSLENIPIVAFNRGNARVAIGNNYYIHHFNVSSIQHEIRILSAEFSSLEVTQFTTIIEQEFTNAKDMLKNTFPIHRSKRWDAIGTVWKFIAGSPDAEDLRLINSTINDLINNNNVQVKINNDLTLQLTETLGRIKEALKFSRDSSVDLFSINILLNLKYLSEKLGLVTDSIALAKLGVTNSRILNRKEIDLLISDLRKQDLPIHTVTEALSYTSTKIATNNNEILFIISCPRLTNDYYKKIEIYAVTNNDKKIHVPNQYYLSLKSQFFIIPNVKKLIYDIKDLQRDNGKCTPALLQGESAACDYVSNPAKTEIIHLDMNHLIIDAVSTFTLKTTCGVKKRNLTGSFLITYETCNIFINEKLISNNKTEMVGSPLNLPIYGIKVSPQNPIINLSLEHLHSLHKELRNEMKEIRLETNSITWNGFHTSIISLPVLLIIIIGIYLGIKLWKGRMVINIHEPPAPNNELNENSYNPPTMMHVFRTEPQI, encoded by the exons ATGGACATCTCCAGTGTGGATAGTACCAAAAAAGGAGGATGCTTcag ACTCTTATGTTGCTGCCAAGGCCAGAATATTTCAATATCCAGtttggaaaacattccaaTAGTCGCATTTAACAGAGGCAACGCGAGAGTAGCAATTGGGAATAATTATTACATACACCATTTCAATGTATCATCCATCCAACACGAAATTAGAATATTATCGGCAGAATTTAGTTCTCTAGAAGTAACCCAATTTACAACAATTATAGAACAAGAATTCACTAACGCAAAGGATATGCTTAAAAATACGTTCCCGATCCATAGAAGCAAACGATGGGACGCAATAGGCACGGTTTGGAAGTTTATCGCAGGAAGTCCAGACGCTGAAGATTTAAGACTAATAAATTCTACAATTAACGACCTGATAAACAACAATAATGTACAAGTAAAAATCAACAACGATCTCACACTTCAGCTAACGGAGACACTAGGAAGAATAAAGGAAGCGCTAAAATTTTCTCGAGACTCCTCGGTAGACCTTTTTTCGATAAATATTCTCCTAAACCTTAAATACCTTTCGGAAAAGTTAGGCCTGGTTACTGATAGTATAGCTTTAGCAAAATTAGGAGTAACGAATTCACGCATATTAAATAGGAAAGAAATAGATTTACTAATAAGCGATTTAAGAAAACAAGACCTCCCGATACATACAGTTACAGAAGCATTGTCATACACAAGTACAAAAATTGCCACCAACAATAATGAAATACTGTTTATAATTAGTTGTCCTAGGCTTACAAACGATTATTATAAGAAAATCGAAATTTATGCGGTAACTAATAACGATAAGAAAATTCATGTTCCCAACCAATATTACCTTTCCCTCAAATCCCAATTTTTCATCATACCCAATGTTAAAAAACTCATATACGATATCAAAGACTTGCAACGAGACAACGGCAAATGCACACCCGCATTACTTCAAGGAGAATCAGCCGCTTGCGATTACGTGTCAAATCCAGCAAAGACTGAAATCATCCATTTAGATATGAATCATCTAATAATCGATGCAGTCAGCACCTTCACATTGAAAACCACTTGCGGCGTTAAAAAGAGAAACTTAACTGGTTCATTTCTAATAACCTACGAGACATGCAATATCTTCATCAACGAAAAACTGATCTCCAACAATAAGACTGAAATGGTCGGATCACCATTGAATCTGCCAATTTACGGTATCAAAGTATCGCCACAAAACCCCATCATCAATTTAAGTCTAGAACACCTACATTCATTGCACAAAGAActtagaaatgaaatgaaggaaatcaGATTAgaaaccaacagcatcacatgGAACGGATTTCACACGAGTATAATCAGTTTACCCGTGCTACTgattatcatcatcggtaTCTACCTCGGTATAAAACTTTGGAAAGGAAGAATGGTCATCAACATTcatgaaccaccagcacccaacAACGAGCTCAATGAGAATAGCTACAACCCGCCTACAATGATGCATGTGTTTCGTACGGAGCCTCAAATCTAA